In Flavobacterium enshiense, the genomic stretch GGGATGCTACCGGAAAAACCCGATTCGAAATGGTTAAGAGCCTGGTTTTGAAAGGAAATAACAAATTCAATCTAAAGGAATACACAGAAACTAACATTAGTGATAAAGACAAGCCTTATCAGGTAAATTACAATTTTGATCTGGAAAACTATGTTCTTAAAGTGGATGATGAAATCTTTGTAAATTTAAACTTAGACAAAGCTTTTGAAAGTCTGATATTGGAAGAAGACCGAAAATATGGAATTGAACTGGATTACCTAACCTATAACAATGCCAGCTACGAACTGGAAATTCCTAAAGGTTACGCTGTCTCCTATTTACCAAAAAACACGAACTTCAATAATAACCTGATGGAAGTGGAAATTAAGTATGAACAAAAGGAAAATAAAATCATATTAAGCACTAAAATCAAAGTCAAAAAGATATTTTTTGAAAAAAGCGAGAAAGACCTTTGGAACCAGTCTGTAAAAAATCTGAAAAAAGGGTATAACGAATCGATAATCCTTAAAACTAAAAAATGAAAAAATCCTTCCTGAAATATTCACTTTCCGCAGCTGGAATTTTCCTGTATACCATTTCGGTTAACGCACAGGATTATACATTTAAAAACTACAATTGGGATGAAAAGTTGACTTCAGTACAAATACCGGAGAAGTACAAAAACCTGAATGAAGTGGTTTTAGAGCGCGATATTAAAATCGAATTACTAAACGACAAAGGAGCAGCAAAACAGTTTTACCTTCTTCATGAAAAAACTGCCGTAAACACTGACGATGCCATTGAAAGAAACAACAGAGTCTATATTCCTCACACAGGCAGTGAAAATCTTTTGGTTAAGAAAGTGCGCGTATTTTTAAAAAACGGCAAGGTTATCACTTTTAATAACGACGACATCAAAGAGGAGATTGATGAAGAAAGAAACATCAAATACAATTATTTTGCTATCAATGGATTGGAAAAAGGTGCCATCATCGAAAAGTTCTTCATTCTACAAGAGGAGCCCGATTTGGATGGGAATTCCGTAAATATCCAAGACGAATATGTCATTGGTAAAATGTCTTTTGAACTTATCTACCCAGAACATCTTGTTTTTAAGACGAAAACATACAATGGCTTAAAAGAGGTTGCCATCGATGAGAAAAAATACGAATCGAGGAAAGCTATTACAGTAACTGAAAATGATATTCCGGCCTTGGAAAAAAATGAGGAATATGCCAACCGCAATGCCGCTTTAAAAATGATCCGTTACAAATTGGATGAAAACCTGTATAACGGTTCAAGAAACTTATACAATTACAAAACCTTTGCTTCCAATATTTTTGAAAGTATGCACCAGCCTTTAGAAAAGAAAGACACTAAAGCCATAGCCGATTTCTGTAAAGCCATACCAACTTCTAAAGATCCTAAAGAATTAATCTGGAATATCGAAGATAAAGTCAAAAAAACCATTGTTTATGACAAATATATCGATAACAAAACTTCGTTAGGTGAAATAATCAAAACCAAACAAGCCAATCAGATAGACATTTTAAAATTGTACATCGCAATTTTCGATTATTATAAAATAGAAAACAATATTGTATTGACTTCGGAGCGATCTTCTATTCCATTTGACAAAGACTTTGAAAGTTATGAAAATCTGGATGAGTTATTACTTTATTTCCCTGCGGTTGACAAATTCATGACGCCAACAGAAATTGAATACAGAACACCATTATTCCCGGCACAATTAGGGAATAACAATGGCTTATTCATCAAATCAAAAGAATATGCCGGCGTGATAATGGGTATTAGCGAAATCAAATTCATTACCCTTCCGGGGACTGAATTAACGACCGACACCATGGAAATTACTATTGACTTATCGAAAGATATAGAAAACCCGTCAGTAAGCTCTAAATTCACATACGGTGGATATTCCGCGATGAATTTACAGCCAATAAAAGACTATGTTTCCAACGACGATTACAAGACTATATTCAACTCGGTAATCGAAAATTACACTAACAAAAAGGAGAACGAAAATTTCAAAACCGGAAATGAAGGAACTGCTAATGTCGGTAAAAATCCTTTCCTTTTGGAATTCAAATATTCAGGAAATGAATTGGTTCAAAAAGCGGGCAACAACTATCTTTTGTCATTGGGTCAGGTAATCGGAAAACAAATGGAACTTTACCAGCAAAACAAAAGATTGCTACCCGTAGAGATCGATTATCCTCACGCGTATAACAGAAAAATTAAAGTGATCCTGCCTCCTAATGTAGAAACCAAAAACCTTGATAAAATAAACATGAATAAATCGCTGGTTCTAGACAATAAAACAGAAGCGCAATTCAAAAGTTCCTACACAAAAACAGGCAACGAAGTAAATGTCGAAAACACCGAATTTTACAACATTGTAAACTATCCCCTGGAGAAATTCGAAGAATACAAGACAGTCATAAATGCTGCTGCCGATTTCAACAAAATAGTGTTGATAATAGCTCAAAAATAAAAAAGCTGCCTCAGGGCAGCTTTTTTATTAAACCGTAATTTTATTTTTTGCTTCAATCCATTTCGACATATAATGTGTACTCTGTAATGTATGATGCTGCAACATTGCTCCTATAAAATTTTGTTGACGATGTTGTTTAAGATTTGAAATGAGAAAATCTATTCTTGATTTCAAGTCATTCGAAAAATCAGCTTCTGAAAACCTCTTTTTTATGATTTCAAAACCATTTTGCTGTGCCTGATTCCAAACCGTCTGATCTGAATATAATGCAAAGGCTTTTTCAATAAAACCTTCATTAGTGTCCTCAATAAAACCATTCCAAGGTAAATTTCCACACATCGCTTCAGCACCTACAGAAGTACTGACAGACGGCGTTCCACATAACATTGCTTCCAACAGCTTCCCCTTTATTCCGGCTCCAAAACGAATGGGGGCCAGTAAAACTTTAGCCGTTTCAATTACCTCAATCGCATTTTCAGTGCGTCCTTTAATAAAGAATCGCTCTTTAGGATTATCCAACTGAAACACTTTATGAGAAGGATATGCTCCATAAACAAACAGATTAGCATTTGGAAGTTTTTTACTAAGCATGGGCCAAATTTCCGTTTTTAAAACCTGCACACAATTCCAATTGGGTTCGTGTAAAAAGTTCCCGATAAAAACAAAATCAGTTCTTTCTTCAAATGGCAACCTTTTTGAAAATTCTATAACTGCTGATTCATTCACCGAAATTGGTAGATAAAACAGTAATTTTTCATCTACTTTAAAGAAAGTTTGCAACAGTTCCATTTCGAATTCGGATATCATTAAAGTCAGATCGCATCTGAAAATACTAGCTATCTCCCTTTTGGCCACATCAGAGAAAAGCATTTCTTCAGAGAAATCTTTTTTCTTTTTATAAGCTTCTTTTCTGGCATCCCGCAAACAATGCAGGTCTTCGGTATCCAAAAGACGAAAAGCATCAGGACAACATTTGGCCACACGCCAACCGAACTGCTCCTCCAGCATAAACCTATCAAAAAGTACGACACCAGGCTGCAGAAGAGTCACAAACTCATCAAAACTGGAACAATTCATCTTCACATGCCTGCACGACACACCGATTTCAGTCAGGTCGAATGCATAATCGGAGCCCACCGATGTACTGGTATATGTGATTACATATCCTTGTCGCTGAAAAAATTGAATCAACTGCAACATCCTGCTTCCGGCTGCGGATGATTTTGGTTCCACCCAAACGGAACTGATAATCAAGAGTTTTTTATTGTCCATAGTTCAAAAATACTTCTCATTGGGGCACAAATCCAAAAAAGAGCTTAATTTTGCGGAAAATAATATAGAATGTTAGGTTTAAAGTTAGCTACCGATCCCCGTTGGGCAAACATAGCAGAATCCAATATTGAGGAAATATTGACAGATCATGCCTGGTGCGAACAAAAAGCGGCCTCCAACGCGATATACATCATTGTGAATAGTTCTGAAAACGAAGAATTAGTAACTGAAATGACGCGTATCGCACGCGAGGAGTTAGAGCATTTTCAAATGGTTCATGATATTATTAAGGAACGCGGATTAACATTAGGAAGGGAACGTAAAGACAATTATGTAAACGAACTTTTCAAATTTTCCAAAAGAGACGGCAGCCGAAACGATTCTTTAATCGAACGCTTACTTTTCGCGGCCATGATAGAAGCAAGAAGCTGTGAGCGCTTCAGAGTCCTTTCCCAAAACATCAAAGACGAAAAATTAGCAAAATTCTACCACGAATTAATGGTTAGTGAAGCCGGACATTACACTACTTTTTTGAAATTAGCAAAGAAATTTTCGGAACGAGT encodes the following:
- a CDS encoding DUF3857 domain-containing protein; the protein is MKKSFLKYSLSAAGIFLYTISVNAQDYTFKNYNWDEKLTSVQIPEKYKNLNEVVLERDIKIELLNDKGAAKQFYLLHEKTAVNTDDAIERNNRVYIPHTGSENLLVKKVRVFLKNGKVITFNNDDIKEEIDEERNIKYNYFAINGLEKGAIIEKFFILQEEPDLDGNSVNIQDEYVIGKMSFELIYPEHLVFKTKTYNGLKEVAIDEKKYESRKAITVTENDIPALEKNEEYANRNAALKMIRYKLDENLYNGSRNLYNYKTFASNIFESMHQPLEKKDTKAIADFCKAIPTSKDPKELIWNIEDKVKKTIVYDKYIDNKTSLGEIIKTKQANQIDILKLYIAIFDYYKIENNIVLTSERSSIPFDKDFESYENLDELLLYFPAVDKFMTPTEIEYRTPLFPAQLGNNNGLFIKSKEYAGVIMGISEIKFITLPGTELTTDTMEITIDLSKDIENPSVSSKFTYGGYSAMNLQPIKDYVSNDDYKTIFNSVIENYTNKKENENFKTGNEGTANVGKNPFLLEFKYSGNELVQKAGNNYLLSLGQVIGKQMELYQQNKRLLPVEIDYPHAYNRKIKVILPPNVETKNLDKINMNKSLVLDNKTEAQFKSSYTKTGNEVNVENTEFYNIVNYPLEKFEEYKTVINAAADFNKIVLIIAQK
- a CDS encoding glycosyltransferase family 4 protein, producing MDNKKLLIISSVWVEPKSSAAGSRMLQLIQFFQRQGYVITYTSTSVGSDYAFDLTEIGVSCRHVKMNCSSFDEFVTLLQPGVVLFDRFMLEEQFGWRVAKCCPDAFRLLDTEDLHCLRDARKEAYKKKKDFSEEMLFSDVAKREIASIFRCDLTLMISEFEMELLQTFFKVDEKLLFYLPISVNESAVIEFSKRLPFEERTDFVFIGNFLHEPNWNCVQVLKTEIWPMLSKKLPNANLFVYGAYPSHKVFQLDNPKERFFIKGRTENAIEVIETAKVLLAPIRFGAGIKGKLLEAMLCGTPSVSTSVGAEAMCGNLPWNGFIEDTNEGFIEKAFALYSDQTVWNQAQQNGFEIIKKRFSEADFSNDLKSRIDFLISNLKQHRQQNFIGAMLQHHTLQSTHYMSKWIEAKNKITV
- a CDS encoding tRNA-(ms[2]io[6]A)-hydroxylase yields the protein MLGLKLATDPRWANIAESNIEEILTDHAWCEQKAASNAIYIIVNSSENEELVTEMTRIAREELEHFQMVHDIIKERGLTLGRERKDNYVNELFKFSKRDGSRNDSLIERLLFAAMIEARSCERFRVLSQNIKDEKLAKFYHELMVSEAGHYTTFLKLAKKFSERVDVDQRWKEWLEYEAGIITNYGTQETVHG